One region of Ahniella affigens genomic DNA includes:
- a CDS encoding sensor domain-containing diguanylate cyclase: MLATLGSRVMVWWLLAFMASATVSAAVAPVEALRAGSDDVAPRFSTSYWVDQNPDSTLDAARAAFATDAFQPLPRWPATFGFADGVHWFHLRVQNVDHPERDWLLVVEYALLDHLDLYTVTPEGEVQVFESGDRMPFANRAVDHRHFTFPLDLPGHSTRDYFLRVRTESSVQVPLALKTRVYFLDHAQRGDMGLGVYYGVIIAMFLYSLLLYISIRDRSFLWYITYVGAFGLGQSCLNGLSFQLLLPNWPILDDQLLLFTIGLALVAMLLFTRDFLELPRRVPRLDQIMRIAIWVETSILAASFVLSYRHAISLETASVFAVAAICVLAAIIVWRQGYRPAFHYLLAWSFMLAGIVVYASVSFGLLKKTFITEYGIQIGSCIEMILLSFALAYRFQLIREENEALQREVAERLEIRVNERTAELNSALGELRVANRRLQEYSLRDGLTNVHNRRYLDEALPRAVSVAIQRQEPLCLLLIDIDHFKTINDSYGHLAGDDCLRDVADVLRQQVREADDFVARYGGEEFVVILPGASLDVARARAESLRRAVAQIRVPGDKAPIALTISVGVASLNRDARQATDDLLKRADQALYTAKQHGRNRVVVDGVAPFE, from the coding sequence ATGCTCGCTACGTTGGGCAGTCGCGTGATGGTGTGGTGGCTGCTCGCCTTCATGGCGAGCGCGACGGTCTCGGCTGCGGTCGCACCGGTAGAAGCACTCCGCGCCGGTTCTGACGATGTCGCGCCCCGCTTCAGCACCTCGTACTGGGTCGACCAGAATCCCGACAGCACACTGGACGCGGCGCGCGCCGCTTTCGCGACTGATGCGTTTCAACCCTTGCCCAGATGGCCCGCAACATTTGGGTTTGCCGACGGCGTGCACTGGTTTCACTTGCGCGTGCAGAACGTGGATCACCCCGAGCGCGATTGGCTGCTCGTGGTCGAATACGCGTTGCTCGATCATCTCGATCTCTACACGGTAACGCCAGAGGGCGAGGTCCAGGTCTTCGAATCTGGCGACCGCATGCCATTCGCCAACCGGGCGGTCGATCACCGTCATTTCACTTTTCCGCTTGATTTGCCGGGACACAGCACGCGCGACTATTTTCTACGCGTGCGGACCGAGAGCTCTGTGCAAGTGCCGCTCGCGCTCAAAACCCGCGTCTACTTTCTGGACCATGCGCAGCGTGGCGACATGGGGCTTGGGGTTTACTACGGCGTCATCATCGCCATGTTTTTGTACAGCCTGTTGCTTTACATTTCGATCCGCGATCGAAGCTTTCTCTGGTACATCACCTACGTCGGCGCCTTTGGTCTTGGGCAGAGCTGCTTGAACGGGCTGTCGTTTCAGTTGCTGCTCCCTAACTGGCCTATCCTGGACGATCAACTCCTCCTGTTTACGATTGGTCTGGCCCTGGTCGCGATGCTGCTGTTCACACGCGATTTTCTGGAGCTGCCAAGGCGGGTGCCGCGCTTGGATCAGATCATGCGCATTGCAATTTGGGTTGAAACCAGCATTCTGGCGGCATCGTTTGTATTGTCATACCGCCATGCCATTTCGCTCGAAACGGCGTCAGTGTTTGCCGTCGCAGCGATCTGCGTGCTCGCTGCGATCATCGTGTGGCGCCAGGGTTACCGGCCAGCATTTCATTATTTGCTGGCCTGGAGCTTCATGCTGGCCGGGATTGTGGTCTACGCATCGGTGTCGTTCGGATTATTGAAGAAGACGTTCATCACCGAATACGGCATCCAGATCGGCTCCTGCATTGAAATGATCCTGTTGTCGTTTGCGCTCGCGTATCGGTTCCAGCTGATCAGGGAAGAGAACGAAGCCTTGCAACGCGAAGTTGCCGAGCGTCTCGAAATCAGGGTCAATGAGCGCACCGCCGAGCTCAATTCGGCGCTCGGGGAGCTGCGTGTGGCCAACCGACGCCTGCAGGAATACAGTCTGCGCGATGGTCTGACCAACGTGCATAACCGCCGCTACCTGGACGAAGCCTTGCCGCGCGCGGTGTCGGTTGCCATTCAGCGACAGGAGCCGCTGTGCCTCTTGCTGATCGACATCGATCACTTCAAGACGATCAATGACAGTTATGGGCACCTCGCCGGCGATGATTGCCTGCGCGACGTTGCCGACGTGCTGCGCCAACAAGTGCGCGAGGCAGACGACTTTGTCGCGCGTTACGGCGGTGAGGAGTTCGTCGTGATTCTGCCCGGCGCGTCGCTCGATGTCGCGCGGGCACGTGCCGAGTCGTTGCGCCGCGCGGTCGCGCAGATTCGGGTGCCGGGCGACAAGGCACCGATTGCACTGACCATCAGCGTCGGCGTGGCCAGCTTGAATCGAGACGCCCGGCAGGCGACCGACGATCTTCTGAAGCGTGCCGATCAAGCGCTCTACACGGCCAAGCAACATGGCCGCAACCGCGTGGTCGTGGATGGTGTCGCGCCATTCGAATAG
- a CDS encoding MBL fold metallo-hydrolase, with protein sequence MPTELFHQGTHRVVAFNDLVRGDDGVQANQFLIQHGDQSMLLDPGGALLYTPLSLALSRYVQLKQLNYIFASHQDPDVIGSADRWLTYTPAKIICSKLWGRFVPHSVPHYMETGADRYLLLPDEGAEIVFGDTTLKCLPAHFLHSVGNFCVYDPISKILFSGDVGSSMVTDEPYAPVTDFRSHVRTMEGFHRRYMASNRACRIWTQMVRQLDIQLVVPQHGLPMAGDAIPAFFDWMEELRCGVDLMTGPGRFGPVAVVPQESATRPLRFG encoded by the coding sequence ATGCCTACTGAACTGTTTCACCAGGGCACCCATCGCGTGGTCGCCTTTAACGATCTTGTGCGTGGCGATGACGGCGTGCAGGCCAATCAATTCCTCATTCAGCATGGCGATCAAAGCATGTTGCTTGACCCCGGTGGCGCGCTGCTCTACACACCGCTGTCGCTTGCGTTGTCGCGTTATGTGCAGCTCAAGCAGCTGAACTACATCTTTGCATCACATCAAGATCCCGACGTGATTGGTTCTGCCGATCGCTGGCTGACGTACACCCCGGCAAAGATCATCTGCTCCAAATTGTGGGGCCGCTTTGTGCCGCACAGCGTGCCGCACTATATGGAGACCGGCGCCGACCGCTATTTACTCTTGCCCGACGAAGGTGCTGAGATTGTGTTCGGTGACACCACACTCAAGTGCCTGCCCGCACACTTTCTGCATTCGGTGGGCAACTTCTGCGTGTATGACCCCATCTCGAAGATCTTGTTCTCGGGCGACGTGGGCTCCTCGATGGTGACCGACGAACCGTATGCACCCGTCACGGACTTCCGCAGCCATGTCCGCACGATGGAGGGGTTTCATCGCCGCTACATGGCATCCAATCGGGCGTGCCGAATCTGGACACAAATGGTCCGACAGCTGGACATCCAATTAGTGGTGCCACAACACGGTCTGCCAATGGCGGGCGATGCGATCCCCGCGTTCTTCGACTGGATGGAAGAACTGCGTTGCGGCGTCGATTTGATGACTGGTCCTGGCCGCTTTGGACCCGTCGCGGTCGTGCCTCAGGAATCCGCAACGCGACCGCTGCGCTTTGGCTAA
- a CDS encoding immune inhibitor A, translated as MLIYYSHQILEDQTAGGCFDAGILEISTDNGVTFTQVPGTAMQTDPYNGAISTQWSNPLAGASGWCEDPATTAPPVWTQSVVDLNAFAGQSVRLRFRVATDSSLGRVPHGFYLDDVKVQSCWIDGLSEAIFSHGFE; from the coding sequence GTGCTGATCTACTACAGCCACCAGATTCTGGAAGACCAGACCGCCGGTGGCTGCTTCGATGCCGGCATTCTGGAAATCTCGACCGATAACGGCGTAACGTTTACGCAAGTCCCCGGCACCGCCATGCAAACAGATCCGTATAACGGCGCAATCAGTACCCAGTGGTCGAATCCGCTGGCGGGCGCAAGCGGCTGGTGCGAAGACCCGGCCACGACGGCGCCGCCAGTTTGGACCCAGAGTGTGGTCGATCTGAACGCCTTCGCCGGCCAGTCCGTTCGCTTACGCTTCCGTGTCGCCACCGATTCGTCACTGGGTCGTGTTCCGCACGGCTTCTATCTGGACGACGTGAAGGTGCAGAGTTGCTGGATCGATGGCCTGTCCGAGGCGATTTTCAGCCACGGCTTCGAATAA
- a CDS encoding methylmalonyl-CoA mutase family protein, with the protein MSPTSQAMTAVDQSAERSPLRFVTAASLFDGHDAAINIMRRLIQAQGVEVIHLGHNRSVEDVVRAALQEDADGIALSSYQGGHVEYFKYMVDMLKAKGAEHIRVFGGGGGTITPEEIRELQGYGVERIYHPNDGMAMGLVAMIEDLVRRTHQWRLPSHRPGAVALDNEISIGKMLSAIEEGAITEAELQTLRKEWQLAGKRTPVIGLTGTGGAGKSSVTDELLNRFLASFPEMRIAVISVDPTRRRTGGALLGDRIRMNSLRSQRVFMRSMATRRQHVATNVVLKDCIGFLRAQGYDLVMVETAGIGQSDSEIVDLVDFPVYVMTSDFGAPSQLEKIDMLDFAELVVLNKFDKRGAEDALRDVRKQWKRNRTAFKMADEDVPVYPTIASQFNDPGISWMFANLCRLLRDKLQLPAEAWTPTVDTSLKEPRATVLIPGQRVRYLAEIAEQGRGINKSVESQSDIASRAQSYYDTLRDLGDLALPKPLDLYPNDALLGVAGAAFVGGASAPNQSSHGSRALVGAALAANQSSHQASHFVGAALAANQSSDQAPDRTLLTLRQRYNDAIKSLSHEAINLLREWPDRRRAITADYNEYTVRDKVIRVENYRESLSHQKIPKIAAPTERDWGDQLSFLMKENLPGSYPYTGGVYPYRRSGEDPTRMFAGEGTPERTNRRFHYLSNGQPAARLSTAFDSVTLYGEDPAERPDIFGKIGNSGVSIATLDDMKKLYSGFDLCAPSTSVSMTINGPAPIILAMFMNTAIDQQVEKYLRADQARWDEAHRTIETLFEGKQRPQYHGMLPDGNDGLGLGLLGISGEQLVPADVYAKIKADTLASVRGTVQADILKEDQAQNTCIFSTEFALRMMGDIQQYFVENRVRNFYSVSISGYHIAEAGANPISQLAFTLSNGFTIVEYYLARGMKIDDFAPNLSFFFSNGMDPEYTVIGRVARRIWARAMRERYGANERSQMLKYHIQTSGRSLHAQEIQFNDIRTTLQALYALFDNCNSLHTNAYDEAITTPTEESVRRAVAIQLIINRELGLNFCENPWQGSYVVDALTDLVEEAVYKEFEAISERGGVLGAMDTMYQRGKIQEESMYYEQKKHDGTLPLIGVNTFLPKEHAGEVATTIELIRSTEPEKRQQIQNVQHYQTLRNPRSTLTALQTTARARQNLFEGLMEAVKSHSLGQISHALYDVGGEYRRNM; encoded by the coding sequence ATGAGCCCTACCTCCCAAGCCATGACAGCCGTCGATCAGAGCGCGGAGCGCTCGCCGCTTCGCTTCGTCACCGCCGCCAGCCTCTTCGACGGCCACGACGCCGCGATCAACATCATGCGCCGCCTGATTCAGGCGCAAGGCGTGGAGGTGATTCATCTCGGCCACAACCGCTCGGTCGAAGACGTCGTGCGTGCTGCGCTGCAGGAAGACGCCGATGGCATCGCGCTCAGTTCCTACCAGGGCGGCCACGTCGAGTACTTCAAGTACATGGTCGACATGCTGAAGGCCAAGGGCGCCGAGCACATCCGCGTGTTCGGCGGCGGCGGCGGCACGATCACGCCTGAGGAAATCCGCGAGCTCCAAGGATACGGTGTCGAGCGCATCTACCACCCAAATGACGGCATGGCCATGGGCCTCGTCGCCATGATCGAAGACTTGGTGCGGCGGACGCACCAGTGGCGCCTGCCATCGCATCGCCCAGGCGCCGTGGCGCTCGATAACGAAATCTCGATCGGCAAAATGCTGTCGGCGATTGAAGAAGGCGCCATCACCGAGGCTGAGCTCCAAACCCTGCGCAAAGAATGGCAGCTCGCCGGCAAGCGCACGCCGGTCATCGGTTTGACCGGCACCGGCGGCGCCGGCAAATCCTCCGTCACCGATGAGCTCCTGAACCGCTTCCTCGCGTCGTTCCCAGAGATGCGCATTGCCGTGATCTCGGTCGACCCCACCCGCCGCCGCACCGGTGGCGCGTTGCTCGGCGACCGCATCCGCATGAACAGTCTGCGCAGCCAGCGCGTGTTCATGCGCTCCATGGCTACACGTCGCCAACACGTCGCCACCAACGTTGTGCTGAAAGACTGCATTGGCTTCCTGCGCGCGCAAGGCTACGACCTCGTGATGGTCGAAACCGCCGGCATTGGTCAAAGCGATTCCGAGATCGTCGACCTGGTCGACTTCCCGGTCTACGTGATGACCAGCGATTTCGGCGCCCCCAGCCAGCTCGAAAAAATCGACATGCTCGATTTCGCCGAACTCGTGGTGCTGAACAAGTTCGACAAGCGTGGTGCCGAAGATGCACTCCGCGATGTACGCAAACAATGGAAGCGCAATCGCACCGCCTTCAAGATGGCCGACGAAGACGTGCCGGTGTATCCAACCATCGCGAGCCAATTCAACGACCCCGGCATCAGCTGGATGTTCGCGAACCTGTGCCGCCTGCTGCGCGACAAACTGCAACTCCCGGCCGAAGCCTGGACCCCGACCGTCGACACGAGCCTGAAAGAACCCCGCGCCACCGTGCTGATCCCCGGACAACGCGTGCGCTACCTGGCCGAAATCGCCGAGCAGGGCAGGGGCATCAATAAGAGCGTCGAATCCCAATCCGACATCGCGAGCCGCGCACAGAGCTACTACGACACGCTGCGCGATCTGGGCGACCTCGCGCTACCGAAGCCACTCGACCTGTATCCCAACGATGCGCTGCTAGGTGTTGCGGGCGCTGCCTTTGTAGGAGGGGCTTCAGCCCCGAACCAATCTAGCCACGGATCTCGCGCCCTTGTGGGAGCGGCTTTAGCCGCGAACCAATCTAGCCACCAAGCCAGTCACTTTGTGGGAGCGGCTTTAGCCGCGAACCAATCTAGCGACCAGGCTCCCGACCGCACCCTCCTAACCCTCCGCCAACGCTACAACGACGCGATCAAATCCCTCAGCCACGAGGCCATCAACCTCCTGCGCGAATGGCCAGACCGCCGCCGCGCGATCACCGCCGATTACAACGAATACACCGTCCGCGACAAAGTCATCCGCGTCGAGAACTACCGCGAATCCCTCTCGCACCAAAAAATCCCGAAAATCGCCGCCCCCACCGAGCGCGATTGGGGCGACCAACTCAGCTTCCTGATGAAGGAAAACCTGCCCGGGTCTTACCCGTACACCGGTGGCGTGTACCCGTATCGCCGCAGCGGCGAAGACCCCACCCGCATGTTCGCAGGCGAGGGCACGCCCGAGCGCACCAATCGCCGCTTCCATTACCTGAGCAACGGCCAACCCGCCGCCCGCCTGTCAACCGCATTCGACTCGGTGACGCTGTACGGCGAAGACCCCGCCGAACGCCCCGATATCTTCGGCAAGATCGGCAACTCCGGCGTCAGCATCGCCACGCTCGATGACATGAAGAAGCTTTACTCCGGCTTCGACCTGTGTGCGCCGAGCACCTCCGTGTCGATGACCATCAATGGCCCAGCGCCCATCATCCTCGCGATGTTCATGAACACCGCGATCGACCAGCAAGTCGAAAAGTACCTGCGCGCCGATCAAGCCCGCTGGGACGAAGCGCACCGGACCATCGAAACGCTATTCGAAGGCAAGCAGCGCCCGCAATACCACGGCATGCTGCCCGACGGGAACGACGGCCTGGGCCTTGGCCTGCTCGGCATCAGCGGTGAACAGCTCGTGCCCGCCGACGTCTACGCCAAGATCAAAGCCGACACCCTCGCCAGCGTTCGCGGCACCGTACAGGCCGACATCCTGAAAGAAGACCAGGCACAAAACACCTGTATCTTCTCGACCGAGTTTGCGCTCCGAATGATGGGCGACATTCAACAGTACTTTGTCGAAAACAGAGTGCGTAACTTCTACTCGGTGTCGATCTCCGGTTATCACATCGCCGAAGCCGGCGCGAACCCGATCAGCCAGCTCGCCTTCACGCTGTCGAACGGCTTTACGATCGTTGAGTACTATCTTGCCCGCGGCATGAAGATCGACGACTTCGCGCCGAACCTGAGCTTCTTCTTTAGCAACGGCATGGATCCAGAATACACCGTGATCGGCCGCGTCGCCCGCCGCATTTGGGCCCGCGCCATGCGCGAACGCTACGGCGCGAACGAACGCAGCCAGATGCTCAAGTACCACATCCAAACCTCCGGCCGCTCGCTGCACGCCCAAGAGATCCAGTTCAACGACATCCGCACCACGCTGCAAGCGCTGTATGCCCTGTTCGATAACTGCAACAGCCTGCACACCAACGCCTACGACGAAGCCATCACCACGCCCACCGAAGAAAGCGTCCGCCGCGCCGTCGCCATCCAACTCATCATCAACCGCGAACTCGGCCTGAACTTCTGCGAAAACCCCTGGCAGGGTAGCTACGTCGTCGACGCCCTAACCGACCTCGTCGAAGAAGCCGTCTACAAAGAGTTCGAAGCCATCAGCGAACGCGGCGGCGTACTCGGCGCCATGGACACCATGTACCAACGCGGCAAAATCCAAGAAGAGTCGATGTACTACGAACAAAAGAAGCACGACGGCACCTTACCCCTAATCGGCGTCAACACCTTCCTCCCCAAAGAACACGCCGGCGAAGTCGCCACCACCATCGAACTCATCCGCAGCACCGAGCCAGAAAAGCGCCAACAGATCCAAAACGTCCAACACTACCAAACCCTCAGAAACCCCCGCAGCACCCTAACCGCCCTCCAAACCACCGCCCGAGCGAGACAAAACCTGTTCGAAGGCCTGATGGAAGCGGTAAAGTCCCATAGCCTTGGGCAGATTAGTCACGCGTTGTACGATGTGGGGGGGGAGTATCGGAGGAATATGTGA
- a CDS encoding phosphoribosyltransferase-like protein: MELMDECGELVEQELVLELLNRFCYLDTDRHSQCIDKIAQKIAVGWSLSESETQIVAATADSAADSGQLVVYEVKNAVGRFGWKTPFAVNRYDKVYKEIASRPNIVLVDEFMGSGRTMAGRVRTILRELKGRGVSGVKIYVASYAGMVHSTIPVKAEGCQDIFLGVELKKGISEMSNPAYVDRDLATMGKVEDRLAVIVNGKSLPRLGDAGSEALYARTNGNTPNSVFPVFWWPELKVGKTRNTILSRI; encoded by the coding sequence ATGGAGCTCATGGATGAATGTGGAGAATTGGTTGAGCAGGAGCTCGTATTGGAATTGCTGAACCGATTTTGCTACCTCGATACAGATCGGCACAGTCAGTGTATTGACAAGATTGCGCAGAAAATTGCTGTTGGCTGGAGCCTGAGCGAGTCCGAAACTCAGATTGTGGCTGCTACGGCTGATAGTGCGGCTGATAGCGGTCAGCTTGTGGTTTATGAAGTAAAGAACGCTGTCGGGAGGTTTGGATGGAAAACACCCTTCGCTGTAAATCGTTATGACAAAGTGTATAAAGAAATAGCAAGTCGGCCCAACATCGTCCTTGTTGACGAGTTTATGGGCTCTGGCCGCACCATGGCCGGTAGGGTGCGTACGATTTTGCGGGAATTGAAGGGGCGAGGTGTTAGTGGGGTTAAAATCTACGTCGCTAGCTACGCAGGGATGGTGCATTCTACGATCCCGGTAAAGGCAGAAGGCTGCCAGGACATCTTTCTGGGCGTTGAGCTGAAGAAGGGAATAAGTGAGATGTCGAATCCTGCGTACGTCGATCGAGACCTAGCCACCATGGGTAAGGTTGAAGATAGGCTTGCTGTGATTGTTAACGGGAAGAGCCTGCCGCGGCTAGGCGACGCTGGATCAGAGGCCCTTTATGCTCGAACAAATGGAAACACGCCGAATTCCGTGTTTCCGGTGTTTTGGTGGCCGGAACTTAAAGTTGGGAAGACGAGAAATACTATTCTCTCAAGGATATAG
- a CDS encoding reverse transcriptase family protein, producing the protein MRILNTIESWEAYFEDVCLREDIAAAHLKIISAQLKSGVPVIFDVEHLSLLLGVSSTYLASAVSVPRYHYRDFAIPKKRGGVRTISAPRAALKGVQRWILDNILNCFLPHKCAFGFRAKKSILNHARTHCTAGRILKLDVAEFFPSIKLDRVIGLFKSFGYTPGVAFTLASLCCLDRQLPQGAPTSPAISNLVCRRLDNRLHAFASKNRFRYSRYADDIALSGRDLNSSVIQIIRGILAEEGFALRDDKTRIYGVHSKRILTGLSASLDGVKLPREDRRQLRSVCHQIRKFGFLSYLANNKIRDPMFLARLIGRFSFWCYIEPENAFASEALAHLRGVERQFLAARS; encoded by the coding sequence ATGCGAATTCTAAATACCATCGAGTCTTGGGAAGCATACTTTGAGGACGTTTGTCTTCGCGAGGACATTGCTGCAGCCCATTTAAAAATTATTTCGGCCCAGCTAAAATCTGGGGTGCCAGTCATATTTGACGTGGAACATTTGTCTCTGCTTTTGGGCGTGTCAAGCACGTACTTGGCTTCGGCGGTTTCAGTGCCCCGATACCACTATAGGGATTTTGCGATTCCAAAGAAGAGGGGCGGCGTTAGGACTATTAGCGCTCCGAGAGCGGCACTGAAGGGGGTCCAACGATGGATTCTTGACAATATCCTAAATTGTTTCCTCCCGCACAAGTGTGCGTTCGGATTTCGGGCAAAGAAATCAATATTGAATCACGCTCGAACACACTGCACTGCTGGAAGGATATTAAAGCTAGATGTCGCGGAGTTCTTCCCGTCGATCAAGCTCGATCGAGTAATCGGGCTCTTTAAGAGCTTTGGATATACTCCAGGAGTGGCCTTCACACTTGCCAGTCTTTGCTGTTTGGACAGACAACTTCCGCAGGGTGCGCCGACAAGTCCTGCAATTAGCAATTTAGTTTGCCGCAGGCTCGACAATCGGTTGCACGCATTCGCCTCCAAGAATCGCTTTCGGTACTCACGATACGCTGATGATATCGCGCTTTCTGGTCGGGACTTGAATAGTTCAGTTATCCAGATAATTAGGGGAATTCTCGCGGAAGAAGGATTCGCGCTAAGAGATGACAAAACTCGAATTTATGGTGTTCATTCGAAGCGCATTCTTACTGGATTAAGCGCGTCACTAGATGGAGTTAAGCTTCCACGTGAGGACCGGCGGCAGCTCAGGTCGGTCTGCCACCAAATTCGGAAGTTCGGGTTTCTTTCGTACCTTGCGAACAACAAGATCCGTGATCCAATGTTTCTTGCTAGACTAATCGGCCGCTTCTCCTTCTGGTGCTACATAGAGCCCGAAAATGCGTTCGCCAGCGAGGCGCTCGCCCACTTGCGAGGCGTTGAGCGCCAGTTTCTTGCTGCGCGCTCGTAG
- a CDS encoding transketolase-like TK C-terminal-containing protein translates to MDESRFSPSELRLLATSLRVLAIDMIENAGSGHPGIALGFADCLAALATIIRCDPDEPTWTTRDRLVLSAGHGSALLYAYLHLRGYRELHKSELLGFRSSSLVAQGHPELNQSAGIEFTTGPLGQGLASCVGMAIARDMFYRQQGLDEQYRIFAIVSDGDLMEGLSQEAIDLAGHLGLKNFVVLHDDNEVSLDGPISLSSSTNQGARFEASGWVSAEVDGHEPISVLREVLRLLECGRPGYLKCRTQIGYGVLSVAGTSAAHGGVIGKEAASLFRRQMGWSAKNFEVEPEAKKLWARVRKIGAASRLASSVGSLSGQAAEMDSSLENAAESIMELALEQERAPSVPARFVGLSSSLRILCSSVGDMVAGAADVGASVGFLVQRKERDEFPASDRWVNFGVREHLMVAAMNGMSCAGVTLSCGICYLSFTDYARAAIRLGAQMKSAWILFATHDSIRVGENGATHQPVEHLWSIRLIPKINVVRPADSVELNIVLSELLRSRCLPAVICLSKSSRTSLGIVRCLESISRGGYRIGPKVENPCLAILASGSEVELAIEVSDRLSAEGIRSEVVSVPWISQFAGQSSDYQKSVLGRPRLTVVIEAGVGGPWRSVVEGNVLLVSVDDFGVSQSEASALKRAGLTTDRICTRIRSRLAANVEQS, encoded by the coding sequence ATGGATGAGAGCCGTTTCTCACCTTCTGAGCTGAGATTGCTGGCAACAAGTCTTCGCGTTCTTGCAATCGACATGATTGAAAATGCTGGGTCTGGACATCCAGGGATTGCGTTAGGGTTTGCTGATTGTCTTGCGGCGTTGGCAACGATTATTAGATGCGATCCGGATGAACCGACATGGACGACCAGAGACCGTCTGGTGCTATCTGCGGGACACGGCTCTGCGCTGCTGTATGCTTACCTTCATTTGCGTGGCTATCGTGAACTGCATAAGAGTGAACTCCTTGGGTTTAGGAGTTCATCGCTGGTTGCGCAAGGACATCCCGAGCTCAATCAAAGCGCAGGAATCGAGTTCACGACAGGACCACTCGGACAGGGCCTTGCTTCGTGCGTTGGTATGGCTATCGCGCGTGACATGTTCTATCGGCAGCAAGGGCTGGACGAGCAGTATCGAATATTCGCGATCGTGAGTGACGGGGATTTGATGGAAGGACTTTCGCAGGAGGCCATTGATCTTGCGGGACACCTAGGCTTGAAGAATTTTGTTGTCTTGCACGATGACAATGAGGTAAGTCTTGATGGCCCAATTTCACTTTCAAGTAGTACCAATCAGGGAGCTCGATTTGAAGCTTCGGGTTGGGTTTCAGCCGAAGTCGACGGTCATGAGCCGATAAGTGTCTTGAGGGAAGTCCTCCGATTGCTAGAATGTGGAAGGCCCGGCTATTTGAAGTGCCGCACGCAAATTGGATATGGCGTTTTGTCTGTGGCAGGAACATCGGCGGCTCACGGTGGCGTAATTGGAAAGGAAGCTGCATCCCTGTTTCGTCGGCAAATGGGCTGGTCAGCTAAGAACTTTGAAGTCGAACCTGAAGCTAAGAAATTGTGGGCCCGGGTCCGAAAAATCGGCGCTGCGTCCCGCTTGGCGTCGAGTGTCGGTTCTCTATCAGGCCAAGCGGCCGAAATGGATTCCTCCCTAGAGAATGCTGCGGAATCAATTATGGAACTCGCGCTCGAGCAAGAGAGAGCTCCAAGTGTGCCGGCCCGCTTTGTTGGCCTTAGTAGCTCCCTGCGAATACTTTGCAGCTCAGTTGGGGATATGGTAGCCGGAGCGGCGGATGTTGGGGCGTCTGTCGGGTTTTTGGTGCAACGAAAGGAGCGAGACGAATTTCCAGCATCGGACCGTTGGGTTAATTTTGGCGTGCGAGAGCATCTAATGGTTGCCGCGATGAACGGAATGTCTTGCGCGGGCGTGACCCTATCCTGTGGCATTTGCTACTTGTCATTCACGGACTACGCGCGCGCAGCAATCAGGCTTGGAGCTCAAATGAAGTCCGCCTGGATTCTCTTTGCAACGCACGATTCAATTAGGGTAGGTGAGAACGGCGCAACGCACCAGCCCGTTGAGCACCTCTGGTCCATCAGGCTAATTCCCAAGATAAATGTTGTTCGCCCCGCGGACTCTGTTGAACTCAATATTGTACTTTCCGAACTGCTTAGAAGTCGTTGCCTTCCTGCGGTTATTTGCCTTAGCAAGTCTTCGCGCACCTCCCTCGGAATTGTGCGATGTCTGGAGTCTATCTCGAGAGGGGGCTATCGCATCGGTCCCAAGGTCGAGAATCCGTGCTTAGCTATCCTAGCATCAGGCAGCGAGGTAGAGCTTGCGATTGAAGTTTCGGACCGCCTGTCAGCGGAGGGCATACGGTCGGAGGTTGTTTCCGTTCCTTGGATTTCACAATTCGCGGGTCAGTCGAGCGACTATCAAAAGAGCGTCCTTGGGCGACCTCGTTTGACTGTAGTTATTGAGGCAGGTGTTGGTGGCCCTTGGCGAAGCGTGGTAGAAGGAAATGTGCTTTTGGTTTCGGTTGACGATTTCGGTGTCAGTCAGTCCGAAGCGTCAGCTTTGAAGCGCGCAGGGCTTACTACTGATCGTATTTGCACTAGGATTCGCTCGAGGCTCGCGGCCAACGTTGAGCAGAGCTGA